A DNA window from Niabella yanshanensis contains the following coding sequences:
- a CDS encoding thioredoxin family protein, whose protein sequence is MLIELEQDNLEAIVAQHPKVVVQYSAGWCGNCRLMKPKFKRLSGEHESTVFVIADAEKFPLSRKLAAVNNLPTFAGFNNGTLVNQVQTNKEDQLKNLINEVTGN, encoded by the coding sequence ATGTTAATAGAACTGGAACAGGATAACCTGGAAGCAATTGTTGCACAGCATCCTAAAGTGGTAGTGCAATACTCGGCCGGCTGGTGCGGTAACTGCCGTTTAATGAAACCGAAATTTAAAAGACTTTCGGGTGAGCATGAATCTACCGTGTTCGTGATTGCCGACGCTGAAAAGTTCCCTTTAAGCCGGAAGCTGGCTGCGGTTAACAACCTGCCTACCTTTGCCGGCTTCAATAACGGTACGTTGGTAAACCAGGTACAAACAAATAAAGAAGACCAATTAAAAAACCTGATCAATGAAGTTACCGGTAATTAG
- a CDS encoding DUF6952 family protein, producing the protein MKLPVIRQIQRNCSAEQIENAIAVLESISEASSIKEDELDVIGELISNCCGALEVHEMVAAGETEKDALNGFMKKVMGSIDQ; encoded by the coding sequence ATGAAGTTACCGGTAATTAGACAGATACAAAGGAACTGCTCTGCAGAGCAAATAGAAAATGCAATAGCAGTGCTGGAAAGCATTAGTGAAGCATCTTCTATTAAAGAAGATGAATTAGATGTGATAGGCGAACTGATCTCTAATTGCTGTGGTGCATTGGAAGTACATGAAATGGTAGCAGCAGGGGAAACAGAGAAGGACGCTTTGAACGGTTTTATGAAAAAAGTGATGGGGTCGATCGACCAATAA
- a CDS encoding phosphoribosyltransferase family protein, whose protein sequence is MAKEKRYILQSDIIEKKLNRLALEIIENNIEEKELVFAGIEEKGVLLAKKLQKIVKKFAEVKVELLTIQLDKSKPEEIELSAKGGFDDKVIIIMDDVTNSGRTLLYAIKPFLAFHPKKIQTLVLVERSHTQYPISANYKGLSLATTLQEHIIVEATGDHITGAYLA, encoded by the coding sequence ATGGCAAAGGAGAAAAGATATATTTTACAGAGCGATATTATAGAAAAGAAATTAAACCGCCTGGCACTGGAGATTATTGAAAATAATATCGAAGAAAAAGAGCTGGTGTTTGCAGGTATAGAGGAGAAAGGTGTATTGCTGGCAAAAAAATTACAAAAGATCGTAAAGAAATTCGCTGAGGTAAAAGTTGAATTGCTGACTATACAATTGGACAAATCCAAGCCTGAGGAAATTGAACTGAGCGCGAAAGGCGGTTTTGATGATAAAGTAATCATCATTATGGATGATGTGACCAATAGCGGGAGAACTTTGTTATATGCGATTAAACCTTTTTTAGCGTTTCATCCCAAAAAAATACAGACCCTTGTATTGGTAGAGCGTTCTCATACCCAATATCCGATCAGCGCCAACTATAAGGGCTTATCGCTGGCTACTACTTTGCAGGAGCATATTATTGTAGAAGCCACTGGTGATCATATTACGGGAGCTTATCTCGCATAA
- a CDS encoding (Fe-S)-binding protein yields the protein MEIIQQVLFALLLGVALFLFSRKAFQIRRNIHIGLDEEITDNPAQRWNNVLLLALGQKKMFRNPLVGILHFFVYAGFIIINIEVLEIVLDGILGTHRLFAGFLGGLYTFLINAFEILAFLVIVACAVFLVRRNIVRIRRFTSKDLDGWPRSDANYILITEIVLMSLFLTMNASDTLLQDRGVEHYAAANTGNFVISQYLQPWLDPLNNATLGFIERLCWWLHIAGILTFLNYLPYSKHLHIILAFPNAYYNRLEPMGKMENMPAVQNEVLYAMQPELAPADAAPPAKFGAKDVMDLSWKNLLDAYSCTECGRCSAACPANMTGKKLSPRKIMMDTRDRAEEVGNNISINKEFKDDGKSLLHDYITTEELRACTTCNACVQECPVSINPLDIILQLRRQLVMEESNAPQEWNVMFSNVENNFAPWKFSPDDRDKWTEAV from the coding sequence ATGGAAATAATACAACAAGTTTTATTCGCGTTACTGTTGGGGGTTGCCTTGTTTCTCTTTTCAAGAAAAGCATTTCAGATACGCCGCAACATCCATATTGGCCTGGACGAAGAAATAACAGATAACCCCGCGCAGCGCTGGAATAATGTATTGCTGCTGGCATTGGGACAAAAAAAGATGTTTCGCAATCCCCTTGTAGGCATATTACATTTTTTTGTATATGCGGGATTTATTATTATCAATATTGAAGTGCTGGAAATTGTACTGGATGGCATACTCGGCACGCACCGGTTGTTTGCCGGCTTCCTGGGTGGTTTGTATACCTTCCTGATCAATGCATTCGAAATATTGGCTTTCTTGGTGATCGTGGCTTGTGCCGTATTCCTGGTTCGGAGAAATATTGTACGGATCAGACGGTTTACCAGTAAAGACCTCGATGGATGGCCCAGGAGCGACGCCAACTATATTTTAATCACAGAGATAGTTTTGATGAGCCTGTTTTTGACCATGAATGCATCAGACACGCTATTACAGGATCGCGGTGTAGAACACTACGCGGCAGCTAATACAGGTAATTTTGTTATTTCGCAGTACCTGCAACCCTGGCTGGACCCCTTAAACAATGCAACATTAGGGTTTATTGAAAGACTCTGTTGGTGGTTGCACATAGCCGGCATTTTAACTTTCTTAAACTATCTGCCTTACTCCAAACACCTGCACATTATCCTTGCCTTCCCTAATGCCTATTACAACCGGTTAGAGCCCATGGGTAAAATGGAAAATATGCCCGCTGTTCAAAACGAAGTATTGTACGCCATGCAACCGGAGCTGGCTCCCGCCGATGCTGCCCCTCCTGCTAAATTTGGTGCAAAAGATGTGATGGACCTGAGCTGGAAAAACCTGCTGGATGCCTATTCATGCACCGAATGCGGCCGGTGCTCGGCAGCCTGCCCTGCTAATATGACGGGTAAGAAATTGTCTCCCCGAAAAATAATGATGGATACCCGCGACCGGGCCGAAGAAGTAGGAAACAATATCAGCATAAACAAAGAGTTTAAGGACGACGGCAAAAGCTTGCTGCACGATTATATAACAACAGAAGAGCTAAGAGCCTGCACTACCTGTAATGCCTGCGTGCAGGAATGCCCCGTAAGTATTAACCCGCTGGATATTATTTTACAATTGCGCCGCCAGCTGGTAATGGAAGAAAGCAATGCACCACAGGAATGGAACGTCATGTTCAGCAATGTTGAAAATAATTTTGCGCCCTGGAAATTCAGTCCCGATGACCGGGATAAGTGGACAGAAGCCGTTTAG
- a CDS encoding LysE family translocator, which translates to MKGTVRIFFTGMLVSFLGTLPLGTLNIAAMQIAITESVRSAMLFSLGALTAEMIYVRISLLAMDWVRKQEKIFKLLEWLTLLIVVALAVTSFIAAAHPHENKNIILNNNLPSYLLGITMGAVNPMQIPFWFGWSTVLFTKKILLPNKHHFNFYTIGIGIGTLIGNSLFIFGGRLIASKIQNNQSVMNYVIAGIFVVTALVQMWRMFIKKKNVVEKIHDEEEKREDPAHH; encoded by the coding sequence ATGAAAGGAACGGTTCGCATCTTTTTTACCGGAATGTTAGTGAGCTTCCTGGGCACTTTACCGCTAGGTACGCTCAATATAGCAGCTATGCAGATTGCTATAACAGAGTCAGTGCGCAGTGCCATGTTGTTTTCGTTAGGAGCGCTTACAGCGGAGATGATTTACGTTAGAATATCACTGCTTGCGATGGATTGGGTAAGAAAGCAGGAAAAGATCTTTAAACTACTTGAATGGTTAACCCTGTTGATAGTCGTTGCCCTGGCTGTTACCAGCTTTATAGCAGCGGCACACCCTCATGAAAATAAGAACATCATCCTCAATAATAACTTACCTTCTTACTTGTTGGGAATAACAATGGGCGCAGTAAACCCCATGCAGATCCCTTTCTGGTTCGGCTGGAGCACCGTTCTCTTTACAAAAAAGATATTACTGCCCAATAAGCATCATTTTAATTTTTACACGATAGGTATTGGTATTGGAACGCTGATTGGGAATAGCCTCTTTATTTTTGGCGGACGGCTGATTGCCTCAAAAATTCAGAATAACCAGTCCGTAATGAACTATGTAATTGCGGGTATTTTCGTCGTCACCGCATTGGTTCAAATGTGGCGGATGTTTATCAAAAAGAAAAATGTCGTCGAAAAGATACATGACGAGGAGGAAAAGAGAGAAGACCCGGCACATCATTAA
- a CDS encoding protein-L-isoaspartate(D-aspartate) O-methyltransferase, whose product MRRSLEDSYRHKGLRKKLVDTVREKGIKDENVLEAINNVPRHFFLDSAFLDVAYVDKAFPIGEGQTISQPYTVAYQTELLQIQKNDKVLEIGTGSAYQAVVLAALGAKVFTIERQKKLFDENKLFVYLKQYPNIKFFYGDGFQGLPTYGPFDKVIVTAAAPEIPPRLIEQMKVGGKMVIPVNNGAAQQMRRVTKLEQGIEVEYFDNFSFVPMLQGKNA is encoded by the coding sequence ATGAGGCGCAGTTTAGAAGATAGCTACAGGCACAAAGGGCTTAGAAAGAAGCTCGTAGATACCGTTAGGGAAAAGGGGATAAAGGATGAAAATGTACTCGAAGCCATTAACAATGTGCCCCGGCATTTTTTCCTCGATTCTGCGTTTTTAGATGTCGCTTATGTCGATAAGGCTTTTCCGATAGGCGAAGGCCAGACGATTTCCCAGCCTTACACAGTGGCCTATCAAACCGAATTGCTGCAAATTCAAAAGAATGACAAAGTGCTGGAGATAGGCACGGGTAGTGCTTACCAGGCGGTTGTACTGGCTGCGTTGGGGGCCAAAGTATTTACCATTGAACGCCAGAAAAAACTGTTTGATGAAAATAAATTATTTGTTTATCTGAAACAGTACCCTAACATTAAGTTTTTTTACGGAGATGGATTCCAGGGACTTCCCACTTATGGTCCCTTTGATAAGGTAATTGTTACGGCCGCAGCGCCTGAGATACCACCCCGGCTTATCGAGCAGATGAAGGTGGGGGGGAAAATGGTGATCCCTGTAAATAACGGAGCCGCGCAACAGATGCGAAGAGTTACCAAACTGGAACAGGGAATAGAAGTAGAATATTTTGATAATTTCTCTTTTGTTCCTATGTTACAAGGTAAAAATGCTTAA
- a CDS encoding glycosyltransferase produces MAKVIILGPAHPLRGGGMTTFNHRLAKEFIAMGHSCVIYSFSLQYPDFLFPGKSQYTDEPAPENINIYSVVNSINPLNWLKVGQRLKKERADIIVVRYWLPLMGPALGTILRQVKKNKYTKVICIADNVIPHEKRPGDKPFTRYFLKACDGFITLSEKVLRDLRTFTTSKQAVLVQHPLYDNFGPIVSKQSAREHLGIPPTGKIILFFGFIRKYKGLDILLQAVQQLKPAIPDFKLLVAGEFYEDEKGYQELIDRLDIRNQLILKTNFIADSEVKYYLCAADVLVQPYKNATQSGVTPLAYHFERPMIVTNVGGLPALVPHGKSGLVCEPDPASIAHAIKEFYELGEDHFIPHLRSEKVKYSWKNIVEAIFTLSEQ; encoded by the coding sequence ATGGCTAAAGTAATTATTCTGGGTCCGGCACATCCGCTTCGCGGCGGCGGCATGACAACATTCAACCATCGCCTTGCTAAAGAATTTATTGCTATGGGCCATAGCTGCGTTATATATTCCTTTAGCCTGCAATATCCTGATTTCCTTTTTCCGGGGAAATCCCAGTATACCGATGAGCCGGCTCCTGAAAATATAAACATATATAGCGTCGTTAATTCCATTAACCCCCTGAACTGGCTTAAAGTAGGACAGCGTTTGAAAAAAGAACGCGCAGATATTATTGTAGTTCGCTATTGGTTGCCATTAATGGGTCCGGCATTAGGCACCATTCTCAGACAGGTTAAAAAGAATAAATATACAAAGGTCATCTGTATTGCCGACAATGTTATCCCACATGAAAAAAGACCCGGAGATAAACCCTTCACCCGTTACTTTCTCAAAGCCTGTGACGGCTTTATTACCCTGAGTGAAAAAGTACTAAGGGATTTAAGAACTTTTACAACCTCGAAGCAAGCAGTATTAGTGCAGCATCCGTTATATGATAATTTCGGGCCCATTGTTTCCAAACAATCTGCCAGGGAACACCTGGGCATACCGCCAACCGGTAAGATTATCCTGTTTTTTGGATTTATAAGGAAATACAAAGGCCTGGATATTTTGCTGCAGGCAGTGCAGCAACTAAAACCGGCAATACCTGATTTCAAACTACTGGTTGCCGGGGAGTTTTACGAAGATGAAAAGGGGTACCAGGAATTAATTGACCGGCTGGACATCAGGAACCAATTGATCCTGAAAACCAACTTCATTGCGGACAGTGAAGTAAAGTATTATCTCTGCGCGGCCGATGTGCTGGTACAGCCTTATAAAAACGCTACTCAAAGCGGAGTCACCCCCCTGGCCTATCATTTTGAAAGGCCCATGATTGTAACGAATGTGGGTGGTTTGCCGGCGTTGGTGCCGCATGGAAAATCAGGGCTGGTTTGCGAACCTGATCCTGCATCAATAGCACATGCTATAAAAGAATTTTACGAATTAGGAGAAGATCATTTTATTCCACATCTTCGCAGCGAAAAAGTAAAATACAGCTGGAAAAATATTGTGGAAGCGATCTTCACCTTATCTGAACAGTAA
- a CDS encoding GHMP family kinase ATP-binding protein, translated as MIHRSKAPLRIGLAGGGTDVSPYCDEFGGAILNATISLNANATIELLESDQIVLEAFDRNETATFSWDPTLPIDGHLDLLKGVYNRIQKDYPFEKRGFKLSTFVDAPAGSGLGTSSTLVVAIVGAFTEMLQLPLGEYDIAHYAYEIERTDLKLAGGRQDQYAATFGGVNFMEFYSGDKVIVNPLRIRQRYLDELENNLLLYYTSTSRESAKIIEEQSKNVTEKKQTSIEAMHQLKQQAQMMKEALLKGQLHEIGHILDIGFEQKRKMAQGINNQLIDDIYYAAKEAGATGGKISGAGGGGFMIFYCPGNTKYKVQQTLDQFGGVNRNYQFTKHGLKTWSV; from the coding sequence ATGATACATAGAAGTAAAGCACCGCTTAGAATAGGTTTAGCAGGAGGAGGAACAGACGTAAGCCCCTATTGTGATGAATTTGGGGGAGCGATATTAAATGCGACCATTTCGTTGAATGCTAATGCCACTATAGAGTTACTGGAAAGTGACCAGATCGTTCTGGAGGCTTTTGACCGGAATGAAACAGCTACTTTTAGCTGGGACCCAACCTTGCCGATAGATGGACATCTTGATCTTTTAAAAGGTGTATACAACCGTATACAAAAGGATTACCCTTTTGAAAAAAGAGGCTTTAAACTCAGCACATTCGTAGACGCTCCGGCAGGATCAGGGTTAGGCACTTCATCTACACTGGTAGTTGCTATAGTAGGCGCTTTTACAGAAATGTTGCAACTTCCCTTAGGAGAATATGACATTGCCCACTACGCTTACGAGATAGAAAGAACGGATCTTAAACTGGCAGGTGGCCGTCAGGATCAGTACGCTGCTACTTTTGGGGGGGTTAATTTTATGGAATTTTACAGCGGCGATAAAGTAATCGTTAATCCCCTCCGGATCAGGCAGCGTTACCTCGATGAACTGGAAAATAACCTGCTCTTATACTATACATCTACCAGCAGGGAATCAGCCAAGATCATTGAAGAGCAAAGCAAAAATGTAACAGAAAAAAAGCAGACTTCTATTGAGGCGATGCACCAGTTAAAACAGCAGGCCCAAATGATGAAAGAAGCCTTACTTAAAGGTCAGTTGCATGAAATAGGCCATATACTGGATATTGGATTCGAGCAAAAGCGTAAAATGGCCCAGGGCATTAACAATCAATTGATAGACGATATTTATTACGCCGCAAAAGAAGCAGGCGCTACCGGCGGGAAGATCAGCGGCGCGGGGGGCGGCGGATTTATGATTTTTTACTGCCCTGGTAACACCAAATATAAAGTGCAACAAACCCTTGATCAATTTGGTGGTGTTAACCGCAACTACCAATTTACTAAACACGGATTAAAAACCTGGAGTGTATAA
- a CDS encoding D-sedoheptulose-7-phosphate isomerase: MSNQIKELIQSSITTKQLVLENEELIQTVNRVTDIIVTAFKNGNSVYFCGNGGSAADAQHLAAEFSGRFYKDRKALPAEALHCNTSYLTAVANDYSFDVIYARLIQGLGKPGDILIGLSTSGNSKNIVQAFETAREKQMTTIGFTGLSGGSMKAFSDHLVNIPSTDTPRIQECHMLLGHIICQLVEEKYFAE; this comes from the coding sequence ATGAGTAATCAAATAAAAGAACTAATACAATCGTCCATTACCACCAAACAACTGGTATTGGAAAATGAAGAACTGATCCAAACAGTTAACCGGGTAACAGATATTATTGTTACTGCCTTCAAAAATGGAAACAGCGTCTATTTCTGCGGCAATGGAGGCAGTGCGGCTGATGCGCAACATCTCGCTGCCGAATTCAGCGGCCGTTTCTATAAAGACCGTAAAGCCTTACCTGCAGAAGCGCTGCACTGCAACACCTCATATCTTACTGCAGTGGCTAATGATTACAGCTTCGATGTGATATATGCACGCCTGATACAGGGCCTGGGCAAACCTGGCGATATCCTGATTGGTCTGAGTACATCCGGGAATTCAAAAAACATTGTACAGGCATTTGAAACGGCACGCGAAAAACAAATGACCACGATAGGCTTTACAGGTTTAAGCGGTGGATCGATGAAAGCATTCAGTGACCACCTGGTTAATATACCTTCTACAGATACCCCGCGTATACAGGAATGCCATATGTTACTGGGTCATATTATTTGCCAACTGGTAGAGGAAAAATACTTTGCTGAATAG
- a CDS encoding DUF4980 domain-containing protein has translation MKKISMRLLQAGLLLGINAAAYAADTTITITKTYLNLPVSQKADRKQMRFETGGKQERFFKIRLADTEPEYWVFCDVTHLKGKTITIKYEGNSAGIKQIYQDDKIAGQDSLYKERNRPQFHFTTRRGWINDPNGLIYFDGEYHLFYQHNPYEKEWENMHWAHAVSTDLVHWKELPLALSPDSLGTMFSGSTVMDYKNSAGFNKGSQPAMIAAYTAASDHKQTQCIAYSLDKGRTWTKYKGNPVIDSKEKWNSVDTRDPRVSWYEPGKHWVMVLNERDGHSIYTSINLKDWTYQSHTTGFWECPDLFELPVDNKPGRKKWVMLGASNSYMIGSFDGKKFTPESGKHYFSTGSIYAAQTITNMPDADGRRIQIGWGRISHQGMPFNGQMLMPTELTLKTTKNGVRVFSNPIKEYNQLFTPQNKWTNISARQANNYLKTYNDKDRLRIKTTIRLSHATSAGLSLFGQRILDYDMNHNLVNGVFYSPEDMTSMEISADIYIDRTSIEVFIDGGAYSYSMERRSTKDNNEGLHFWGTNIEVKNLEVFGVQSIWN, from the coding sequence ATGAAAAAAATTTCTATGCGATTACTCCAGGCAGGATTACTGCTTGGTATTAATGCAGCGGCTTATGCAGCCGATACAACCATTACAATTACTAAAACTTACCTGAACCTGCCTGTATCACAAAAAGCCGATAGAAAACAAATGCGGTTTGAAACAGGCGGCAAACAGGAGCGGTTTTTTAAGATCCGCCTGGCGGATACAGAGCCGGAATATTGGGTCTTTTGCGATGTAACCCATCTCAAAGGGAAAACGATCACGATCAAATATGAGGGTAATTCTGCCGGCATTAAACAGATCTACCAGGATGATAAAATAGCCGGGCAGGATTCTTTATACAAGGAACGGAATCGTCCGCAATTTCATTTTACGACACGCAGAGGCTGGATCAATGATCCGAATGGTCTTATTTACTTCGACGGGGAATATCATTTATTTTATCAACATAATCCGTACGAAAAAGAATGGGAAAACATGCATTGGGCACATGCCGTGAGTACCGACCTGGTACACTGGAAAGAACTGCCGCTGGCATTAAGTCCGGATAGCCTGGGTACTATGTTCTCCGGCTCAACAGTAATGGATTATAAAAACAGTGCAGGATTCAATAAAGGAAGCCAGCCAGCTATGATTGCTGCTTATACTGCTGCGTCGGATCATAAGCAAACGCAATGTATTGCTTACAGCCTTGACAAAGGACGAACCTGGACCAAATACAAGGGCAACCCGGTTATTGACTCCAAAGAGAAATGGAATAGTGTTGACACCCGTGACCCAAGAGTTTCCTGGTATGAACCCGGTAAGCACTGGGTGATGGTTTTAAATGAAAGAGATGGCCATTCCATTTATACTTCTATCAATTTAAAAGATTGGACCTACCAAAGCCATACGACCGGTTTTTGGGAATGCCCTGACCTTTTTGAGCTGCCTGTTGATAATAAGCCCGGCCGAAAGAAATGGGTAATGCTGGGCGCCTCTAATTCTTATATGATTGGCAGCTTTGACGGTAAAAAATTTACGCCTGAATCAGGCAAACACTATTTCTCTACCGGATCTATTTATGCTGCTCAAACCATTACCAATATGCCTGATGCTGATGGCAGACGCATACAGATTGGCTGGGGACGTATCTCTCACCAGGGTATGCCTTTTAACGGCCAGATGCTGATGCCTACCGAACTGACCTTGAAAACCACAAAAAATGGTGTGCGGGTTTTCAGCAATCCTATAAAAGAATATAACCAGCTTTTTACTCCGCAGAATAAATGGACCAATATCAGCGCCCGGCAAGCTAACAATTATTTGAAGACTTATAACGATAAAGATCGTCTTCGCATTAAAACTACCATTCGCTTGTCACATGCTACCAGCGCGGGTCTTAGCCTGTTTGGCCAGCGGATACTGGATTATGACATGAACCACAACCTGGTAAACGGTGTCTTTTATTCCCCGGAAGATATGACCAGCATGGAGATATCTGCAGATATCTATATTGACAGAACCTCCATTGAAGTGTTCATTGACGGCGGTGCCTACTCCTACTCTATGGAACGCAGAAGCACAAAAGATAATAACGAAGGACTTCATTTTTGGGGAACGAATATAGAAGTCAAAAACCTGGAAGTGTTCGGGGTACAATCGATCTGGAATTAA
- a CDS encoding HAD-IIIA family hydrolase, whose product MSSDINRNVIASGPIQEAIILAGGLGTRLRSAVPDLPKCMAPVAGQPFLFYVVNYLRMQDIKKIIFSLGYMHEVILNWLQHEFPTLSYEYVIEDEPLGTGGAIQLALEKAETDNVFVANGDTLFKFDASAMLDQHLNKKAECTLALKPMQQFERYGVVELNEQDTIISFKEKQYYESGLINAGLYLINKQKFFARNFPVKFSFEKDYLEKFVGEHVFSGLSTNAYFIDIGIPEDYNRAQSEFSKPDLDLAAIDKSWTLFLDRDGVINHDNPGGYITTADEFRFTDGSPELFKKLSGIFGRIVVVTNQRGVGRGIIQYDDLMAMNTKMLQGIQEAGGTIEKIYFCTDTDNRSFGRKPNPGMAVQAIKDFPDIDVNKSVIVGNSLSDMKFGCYTGMYTVFVTTTNKAVSFPHPDINLIFEDLSSFAASLK is encoded by the coding sequence GTGTCATCAGATATCAACCGGAATGTGATCGCATCAGGACCCATACAGGAGGCTATTATTTTAGCCGGCGGCCTCGGTACCCGCCTTCGATCTGCGGTTCCTGACCTGCCCAAATGTATGGCTCCGGTTGCAGGTCAGCCTTTCTTGTTCTATGTAGTGAACTACCTCCGCATGCAGGATATCAAAAAAATTATTTTCAGCCTGGGGTATATGCATGAGGTGATACTAAACTGGCTGCAACATGAATTCCCTACGCTCAGTTATGAATACGTAATAGAAGATGAGCCATTGGGAACCGGCGGCGCTATCCAACTGGCACTAGAGAAAGCTGAAACAGATAATGTATTTGTGGCAAATGGCGACACCCTATTTAAGTTTGATGCATCGGCGATGCTGGATCAACATCTTAACAAGAAGGCCGAATGCACGCTGGCCTTAAAACCAATGCAACAATTTGAGCGCTATGGCGTGGTTGAACTGAATGAGCAGGATACGATCATTTCTTTTAAAGAAAAACAGTACTATGAGTCGGGCCTGATTAATGCGGGGCTGTACCTGATCAATAAGCAAAAGTTCTTTGCAAGGAATTTCCCGGTTAAATTTTCTTTTGAAAAAGATTACCTGGAAAAATTTGTCGGAGAACATGTCTTCTCAGGGCTCAGCACGAATGCCTATTTCATTGACATCGGTATCCCGGAAGACTATAACCGGGCTCAATCAGAATTCAGCAAACCTGACCTGGATCTTGCTGCTATTGACAAAAGCTGGACCTTGTTCCTGGACAGAGACGGTGTGATCAATCACGACAACCCCGGAGGATATATTACCACAGCCGATGAGTTTCGCTTTACGGATGGTTCGCCTGAGCTTTTTAAAAAGCTGTCGGGTATATTTGGTCGAATTGTCGTGGTAACTAATCAGCGTGGTGTGGGTCGGGGTATTATTCAATACGATGACCTGATGGCAATGAACACCAAAATGCTGCAGGGAATTCAGGAAGCAGGAGGAACTATTGAAAAAATTTATTTCTGCACTGATACAGACAACCGTTCTTTTGGAAGGAAGCCCAATCCCGGTATGGCTGTACAGGCAATAAAAGATTTCCCGGATATTGACGTCAATAAATCTGTTATTGTTGGGAACAGCCTGAGCGATATGAAGTTTGGATGCTATACAGGAATGTATACAGTCTTTGTAACAACCACTAACAAAGCAGTATCTTTTCCTCACCCTGACATCAACCTGATATTTGAAGATTTAAGTAGCTTTGCCGCATCTTTGAAATAA
- the purU gene encoding formyltetrahydrofolate deformylase has translation MVILLQCSDRVGLVADISSVMATAGLNIISMKEFVNVDENRFYIRLEIQGDTDTAQLQQQLKARLPDDTEISIRPYEKKKIAILVTKEHHCLGDILLRNYFNTLGAEVQCVIGNYNNLEALTTKFDIPFHCISHEGKEKHAFEQEIQEALAAYEFDYIILAKFMRILSPEFNSKYASRIVNIHHSFLPAFIGAHPYKQAYERGVKLIGATAHFVTNVLDDGPIIAQQTIYVNHTHSVKDMIRLGREIEKSVLANALQLVLQDKVLVYHNKTIVFEN, from the coding sequence ATGGTAATATTATTGCAGTGTAGCGATCGTGTGGGCCTGGTGGCCGATATATCATCAGTAATGGCAACAGCCGGACTGAACATCATTTCTATGAAGGAGTTTGTAAACGTGGATGAAAACCGCTTTTACATCCGCCTGGAAATACAGGGCGATACTGATACGGCGCAACTACAGCAACAACTCAAAGCCCGCCTTCCTGATGACACCGAGATCAGCATCAGACCCTATGAAAAAAAGAAGATAGCTATTTTGGTAACTAAAGAACATCATTGCCTGGGAGATATACTACTAAGAAATTATTTTAATACCCTGGGTGCAGAAGTGCAGTGCGTTATCGGCAACTACAATAACCTGGAAGCCTTAACGACAAAGTTTGATATCCCTTTTCATTGCATCAGCCACGAAGGAAAGGAAAAACATGCTTTTGAACAGGAGATACAGGAAGCATTGGCTGCCTACGAATTCGACTACATTATACTGGCTAAATTCATGCGCATCCTTTCCCCGGAATTCAATTCAAAATATGCGTCAAGGATTGTAAACATCCATCACTCATTCCTGCCGGCATTTATAGGCGCACATCCTTACAAACAGGCATATGAGCGTGGTGTCAAACTGATCGGTGCCACAGCCCATTTTGTTACTAATGTTTTGGATGACGGCCCTATTATTGCACAACAAACCATATATGTCAATCATACCCATTCTGTAAAAGATATGATACGCCTGGGCAGGGAAATAGAAAAATCTGTGCTGGCGAATGCACTGCAATTGGTATTACAGGATAAAGTGCTGGTATATCATAATAAAACGATCGTATTTGAAAACTAA